The following is a genomic window from Malus sylvestris chromosome 12, drMalSylv7.2, whole genome shotgun sequence.
tggtgtCAAATTAGGGTTTAGATTGAACATTGTTTGTGAGACATATGGGAAGCAAATTAAGGTGTTTTTGCAGAGGGATTAATGGAGGTGAGGAGAGATAAGAGTGCATGAACAGAGAGGCAAAGAATGGCCGGTCCAACTTCAACTACCAGGCTCAGGGGTTCCTTGGAGTAACTttaaagtctctctctctctctccctctctctctctctctctgcaatacCTTCATTGCACACCACCTATTCTGCTACACCCACCCAaagaactttttctttttcctttccttttccaaATAAGTGAACAAAAAGAAGATGATTTATAAACAGAAAGTTAGATTGCTGCTTTGATGATTTTtgggttgagagagagagaaaaatgggaTACATTTTCTCTCAGATTGTCCTCCTCATGATTTTTTTCATCATATCTTTTCTCCTATCATTACACAATGCAGAGGAGGACTACTTGAATGTTCATGGCCTACAACACCACCTGCATTTCATGGAGGACAATGCCGACGCTCCCCAAAACCTACAAATGCACAAAGGTTCCGGGgaagatgaagagaatgcagTTTCAGTTGTCGAAAATTTCAGAGCTTTACTTGGTTTGAACAGCTTCCACAAGCGAACGCCGTCGGTTGGTGACAGTAGAAAcgtttctccttctccttctccaatTCCCTACAGCAAGGAGGAAGCTCCTAGTCCAGCTCCTGCTCCTGCTCCGGCGCCTCACATTCACGCGGGTTCACCACATCTGCATCCCTTGTGTTCGATCCCAAAGCCTCAAACCATTCACAGAGAAGATAGAGGGGGAATCACGAGGATACTTGTTGCGGTTCTTGCTTCCACAGGAGCTGCAGTTGTTATCTGTGTGTTCGGAATTATTTGGGGTTGCAGGAAGCACAGAAAGCATAAGAAGAAACCCACGAGAGTGATTTCAGTTTTCGGAAAAAAAGGAGGAGCTAAATCAGCAAGCAAGGTGAGGTTAAATCCTGCCACTAATACTTCTGATCTCATTTATCTTGAATCGTTAGGGTTGGATTTAGAGCAGCAACATCAGCAGATTTCTTGTTCCAAAGAAACTTGTGAAACTGTAACTTCTTCACGAAATCATACATTGCTTGAGAGGGAAGAAACAAATCAAGAAGTGATAAAATCGGAATTCAATGATGCTAGTAGTAGTTCTTCCACTAGGGAAATTACGTCTATTCATGAGGATATGATTGCAGAGTCAGTGAAATATGACTCTGATTGTGCTAATTCCGCAACCGGTGACAAAATTACTCTCGTTAATTCTTATTCTTCCGATGATGAATCTTTCCATTCTTTCGGAGATTCGAATTCATCAAATGTCCGCATTTCGAATGCTTCCGCTGGTAGCCTAAATGAGTCATCAGACATTCTCTCCAAAAATATGTCAAATATAGAACCAGATCAACCAACAACCCTAAACCAAAAATCAATTCCGGCTCTTGAATTGCAGTCTCCGAGAAATGGAGAACGCGAAATTCTGAATGCACCGCGATCTTCCAATTGCGAAAAGAATGTCACATTCCCTCCAGCACCACCTCCTCCACCCCCACCACCAATCAAACACTTTCCTCATTTCCATTCTTCTCCTAGTTCAGCTATAATTGCGTCTAAAGCTTCGTGCCCTTCTTCTACATTGCGAAATCTATCACCACCAAGAAAATCAGATTCTTCTTCTAGATCAAACCAAACCCAAGAAGGCGGATTTTCTGCTTCGCCTCAAAACTCCTCTAGAGCTTCAGAAACTCCACCTCATGTTCCTCCACCACCCAGCCCACCTCCCTTTTTGAAAGCGAATAATGGCTTTTTAAAATGTCCACCTCCTCCACCCCTCCCTCAAGCTGCGCCATTGGGAAGAGATGGAACTCCGTTGCCTAAACTGAAGCCGTTACATTGGGACAAAGTCAGAGCTGCACCGGATAATTCCATGGTGTGGGACATGCTGAGATCAAGCTCATTTGAGTAAGTTACTTATGTTTTCAGATGTGATTtcggtttcttttttttcttttttctgtttaAAACTGTACTAATCATGAACAGGCTGGACGAGGAAATGATTGAATCGCTTTTCGGATACAATCTACAAAGATCAATGAAGAATGATGAAGCAAAATGCAAGAGCCCTTCTCCAAGCAAGCATGTTCTTGAGCCAAAGCGACTACAGAACATAACCATACTCTCAAAAGCCCTGAATTCTACTGCTGAGCAAGTATGCGAAGCACTAGTACAAGGTATATATGAAACTTCTTGAACGTATAACTTCTAAAGACATGACGTCCTGCAGAAAGTGGGACTAGTACTCTAAACAACGAAAACCTAACAAGATTAAAACATTAACAGGCAATGGATTGTGTTTGCAACAATTGGAAGCACTTGTAAGGATGGAACccaccaaggaagaagaggctAAACTCACCGGCTTCAAAGGAGACATCAATGAACTAGGGTCCGCGGAGAGGTTTGTGAAGGCCGTGCTTAATGTGCCTTTCGCCTTCCAACGAGTTGAAGCAATGCTTTACAGAGAAACATTTGAAGATGAGGTGGTTCATCTCAGGAACTCCTTTTCAGTGCTAGAGGTAGGGCATGTTCAGGAATGCTTATATATGAAGCACTTCTGTTTACAAGCGTTTCTGCCAGATGTGTTTTTTTCATACATCAAGAAGCATATTTGAAACGAAAATCTAATCTCTTTCTTTTTGTAAAAATTACGGTTTAATTTGTACTACAGGAGGCCTGCAAGGAACTGCGATCAAGCAGGCTCTTCTTGAAGCTACTCGAAGCCGTGTTGAAAACAGGAAATCGAATGAATGTGGGAACCATCCGAGGAGGAGCTAAAGCATTCAAGCTAGACACACTGCTCAAGCTCTCCGACATAAAAGGAACCGACGGAAAAACCACCTTGCTACATTTTGTTGTGCAAGAAATTATTAGGACGGAAGGGATTCGAGTTTCGGATAGCATCGTGGGGAGGATCAGCCAGAAGAACAAAACCAAAACcgtagaagaaaaagaagaagactaCAGAAGAATGGGGCTTGACCTAGTTTCCGGCCTCAGCACCGAGCTCTACAACGCGAAGAAAACAGCCACATTGGACTTGGATGTTCTTGCAAGCAGTGTATCAAATCTCTCAGATGGAATGGATAAAATCAAACATCTGGTGCACGAGGATTTGTGCATGGATGAGAAGAGTGGTAATTTGGTGGATTCGATGAAATCGTTCATATGTTATGCAGAGAAGGGTTTGAGAGAGTTGCAGGGTGATGAGAGTAGGGTTTTGTCACAGGTGAAGGAGATTACAGAGTATTTTCATGGAAATGTGAGCAAGGAAGAAGCTAATCCGCTTCGGATTTTCGTGATTGTTAGGGACTTTTTGGGAATGTTGGATCATGTTTGTAAAGAGCTTAGAAGCTCAAAAGCTTCCCGCACTCCAAATCCTCTTGCTCCATTCAAATAGGCTGTAGATTTTAATGagtttgttttggtgtgtttatatGATGGATTTTCA
Proteins encoded in this region:
- the LOC126592091 gene encoding formin-like protein 11 translates to MGYIFSQIVLLMIFFIISFLLSLHNAEEDYLNVHGLQHHLHFMEDNADAPQNLQMHKGSGEDEENAVSVVENFRALLGLNSFHKRTPSVGDSRNVSPSPSPIPYSKEEAPSPAPAPAPAPHIHAGSPHLHPLCSIPKPQTIHREDRGGITRILVAVLASTGAAVVICVFGIIWGCRKHRKHKKKPTRVISVFGKKGGAKSASKVRLNPATNTSDLIYLESLGLDLEQQHQQISCSKETCETVTSSRNHTLLEREETNQEVIKSEFNDASSSSSTREITSIHEDMIAESVKYDSDCANSATGDKITLVNSYSSDDESFHSFGDSNSSNVRISNASAGSLNESSDILSKNMSNIEPDQPTTLNQKSIPALELQSPRNGEREILNAPRSSNCEKNVTFPPAPPPPPPPPIKHFPHFHSSPSSAIIASKASCPSSTLRNLSPPRKSDSSSRSNQTQEGGFSASPQNSSRASETPPHVPPPPSPPPFLKANNGFLKCPPPPPLPQAAPLGRDGTPLPKLKPLHWDKVRAAPDNSMVWDMLRSSSFELDEEMIESLFGYNLQRSMKNDEAKCKSPSPSKHVLEPKRLQNITILSKALNSTAEQVCEALVQGNGLCLQQLEALVRMEPTKEEEAKLTGFKGDINELGSAERFVKAVLNVPFAFQRVEAMLYRETFEDEVVHLRNSFSVLEEACKELRSSRLFLKLLEAVLKTGNRMNVGTIRGGAKAFKLDTLLKLSDIKGTDGKTTLLHFVVQEIIRTEGIRVSDSIVGRISQKNKTKTVEEKEEDYRRMGLDLVSGLSTELYNAKKTATLDLDVLASSVSNLSDGMDKIKHLVHEDLCMDEKSGNLVDSMKSFICYAEKGLRELQGDESRVLSQVKEITEYFHGNVSKEEANPLRIFVIVRDFLGMLDHVCKELRSSKASRTPNPLAPFK